cactcaccggagatcccttctccacctgctgggtccaggaggcagccttgggtgggttcggggggtactggctccaggtccagggtgagaaacagttcctggctgtcgggaaaaccggtttctctgcttgcttgctgtgagctatctacaacctcatcatcatcatcatcatcatcaccatcttcctcatccccaaaacctgcttccgtgttgcctccatctccattgaaggagtcaaacaacacggctggggtagtggtggctgaaccccctaaaatggcatgcagctcatcatagaagcggcatgtttggggctctgacccggaccggccgttcacctctctggttttctggtaggcttgcctcagctccttaagtttcacgcggcactgcttcgggtccctgttatggcctctgtccttcatgccctgggagattttcacaaaggttttggcattttgaaaactggaacggagttctgatagcacggattcctctccccatacagcgatcagatcctgtacctcccgttcagtccatgttggagctcttttgcgattctgggactccatcgtggtcacctcggctg
The nucleotide sequence above comes from Caretta caretta isolate rCarCar2 chromosome 1, rCarCar1.hap1, whole genome shotgun sequence. Encoded proteins:
- the LOC125630493 gene encoding uncharacterized protein LOC125630493, whose protein sequence is MQSSSAEVTTMESQNRKRAPTWTEREVQDLIAVWGEESVLSELRSSFQNAKTFVKISQGMKDRGHNRDPKQCRVKLKELRQAYQKTREVNGRSGSEPQTCRFYDELHAILGGSATTTPAVLFDSFNGDGGNTEAGFGDEEDGDDDDDDDEVVDSSQQASRETGFPDSQELFLTLDLEPVPPEPTQGCLLDPAGGEGISAACVSMITGPSPSQKLVKIRKKKKHTRDEMFSELMLSAHIDRAQTNAWRQIMSECRKAQNDREERWRAEESKWRAEESKWRAEDRAEAQMWRQRDERRQDSMLRLLEDQTSMLQCMVELQQRQLEHRLPLQPLCNQPPSSPSSIASTPRRPRMRCGGLRPTSHSTPEDCPKNRRLAFNKF